In one Corallococcus sp. EGB genomic region, the following are encoded:
- a CDS encoding Fur family transcriptional regulator, with translation MGAKKVTAQEKLTGFQDRIRAAGLRSTAPRVAVLRKLETATAPMSHADLVEELGGEGYDRVTIYRNLTDLTEAGLVVRADLGDHVWRFELKRAGATEHANNHPHFTCTDCGTVSCLPEESVRLTAARGVPRAVSQRAVEVQLRGLCDRCE, from the coding sequence ATGGGTGCCAAGAAAGTCACGGCGCAGGAGAAGCTGACCGGGTTCCAGGACCGGATTCGCGCCGCGGGGCTGCGCAGCACCGCCCCCCGCGTGGCCGTGCTGCGCAAGCTGGAGACCGCCACCGCTCCCATGAGCCACGCGGACCTGGTGGAGGAGCTGGGGGGCGAGGGCTACGACCGCGTCACCATCTACCGCAACCTCACCGACCTCACCGAGGCCGGCCTCGTCGTGCGCGCCGACCTGGGCGACCACGTCTGGCGCTTCGAGCTCAAGCGCGCCGGCGCCACCGAGCACGCCAACAACCACCCCCACTTCACCTGCACCGACTGCGGCACCGTCTCCTGCCTCCCCGAGGAGTCCGTGCGCCTCACCGCCGCTCGGGGTGTCCCCCGCGCCGTGTCGCAGCGGGCCGTGGAGGTGCAGCTGCGCGGCCTCTGCGACCGCTGCGAGTAG
- a CDS encoding response regulator transcription factor, which yields MEAHHTLLVVDDDMDIRDALQDALELEGYAVQLAADGLEALERLRSSEPRPQLILLDLMMPRMDGIAFREALRHERACSDIPVVVASADLDVRDTVDGMGVAGYLRKPLDLSALLTTVKQLCLPV from the coding sequence ATGGAAGCCCATCACACGTTGCTGGTCGTCGATGACGACATGGACATCCGGGATGCGCTCCAGGACGCGCTGGAGCTGGAGGGCTACGCCGTGCAGCTGGCGGCGGATGGGCTGGAGGCGCTGGAGCGGCTGCGCTCGTCGGAGCCCCGGCCACAGCTCATCCTCCTGGACCTGATGATGCCTCGCATGGATGGCATTGCGTTCCGCGAGGCGCTGCGCCACGAGCGCGCGTGCTCGGACATCCCGGTGGTGGTGGCCAGCGCGGACCTGGACGTGCGCGACACGGTGGATGGCATGGGCGTGGCGGGCTACCTGCGAAAGCCGCTGGATTTGTCCGCGCTGCTCACCACCGTGAAGCAACTGTGTCTGCCGGTCTGA
- a CDS encoding metallophosphoesterase codes for MRLRLARRRHAAGATSSLAISEAVEPHGRNELQARGPDPFRPDRRLRWRDHFVLTEHLLQLDSIHPEHDGLRIAQLSDVHVGQATSDVRIRRAVAAVNEAAPDLVFLTGDYVTHSPKPLPRVRQLLQGLNGPVFVVMGNHDHWVDAPYLRMSFEALGYTVLQNEHRVVHVKGAPVTVLGIDDGLTGMANVEATFRGAPTTGTRLVLAHTPPTAEQLPAHAGLVQFSGHTHGGQFIVRGLTEAIFRRAGQPYIRGHYRVNGNHLYVNQGLGFGFGGPYLRRGSTPEVAFFTLRTSQAAHVGAT; via the coding sequence ATGCGCCTGAGACTCGCCCGCCGCCGTCACGCCGCTGGTGCCACCTCCTCGCTCGCCATCTCCGAGGCAGTGGAGCCCCACGGCCGCAACGAGCTCCAGGCGCGAGGCCCCGACCCCTTCCGGCCAGACCGGCGCCTGCGCTGGCGGGACCACTTCGTGCTCACCGAGCACCTGCTCCAGCTGGACAGCATCCACCCGGAGCATGACGGCCTGCGCATCGCGCAGCTGTCGGACGTGCACGTGGGCCAGGCGACCTCCGACGTGCGCATCCGCCGCGCGGTGGCCGCGGTGAACGAGGCCGCGCCGGACCTCGTCTTCCTCACGGGCGACTACGTCACGCACAGCCCCAAGCCGCTGCCGCGCGTGCGCCAGCTGCTCCAGGGGCTCAACGGCCCCGTCTTCGTGGTGATGGGCAACCATGACCACTGGGTGGACGCGCCCTACCTGCGCATGAGCTTCGAGGCGCTGGGCTACACGGTGCTCCAGAACGAGCACCGCGTGGTGCACGTGAAGGGCGCGCCGGTGACGGTGCTGGGCATCGACGACGGGCTCACCGGCATGGCGAACGTGGAGGCCACCTTCCGGGGCGCGCCCACGACCGGGACGCGGCTGGTGCTGGCCCACACGCCGCCCACCGCGGAGCAGCTGCCCGCGCACGCGGGGCTGGTGCAGTTCTCCGGGCACACCCACGGCGGTCAGTTCATCGTGCGAGGCCTCACGGAGGCCATCTTCCGCCGCGCAGGCCAGCCGTACATCCGCGGCCACTACCGGGTGAATGGCAACCACCTGTACGTGAACCAGGGGCTGGGCTTCGGCTTCGGCGGGCCGTACCTGCGCCGGGGCAGCACGCCGGAGGTCGCCTTCTTCACGCTGCGCACCTCGCAGGCCGCCCACGTCGGGGCGACCTGA
- a CDS encoding DoxX family protein, producing the protein MGLLAPLGRLLFSVIFITSGLNHFIQLQALTAYAQASGVPDPRMAVLVSGGVLVVGGLCVLLGAFARLGAAMLAVFLVASAFMVHHFWKMDDPVQAQNNLIHFMKNLSMAGGALLIVYFGPGPFSLSRKKRDSSLGGMKLGAPLR; encoded by the coding sequence ATGGGGCTGCTCGCACCGCTGGGACGGCTGCTGTTCTCGGTCATCTTCATCACCAGCGGGCTCAATCACTTCATCCAGCTCCAGGCCCTCACGGCCTACGCCCAGGCGTCGGGTGTGCCCGACCCTCGGATGGCCGTGCTGGTGTCCGGCGGGGTGCTGGTGGTGGGAGGCCTGTGCGTCCTCCTGGGGGCCTTCGCCCGGCTGGGCGCGGCCATGCTCGCCGTGTTCCTGGTGGCGTCCGCCTTCATGGTCCATCACTTCTGGAAGATGGATGACCCGGTGCAGGCGCAGAACAACCTCATCCACTTCATGAAGAACCTCTCCATGGCGGGAGGCGCCTTGCTCATCGTCTACTTCGGGCCCGGCCCCTTCAGCCTGTCGCGCAAGAAGCGCGACAGCTCCCTGGGCGGCATGAAGCTGGGGGCGCCCCTGCGCTGA
- a CDS encoding transporter has product MRTPTLAFLSAALLLAPASAAWACASCACGDPTLTSMGGEQPFEGRLRLSTMLRAWGHTEGVTGVDAQRLRELRMDVAVAYAPRPWLVLAVNLPLQAREVQDVSLGLERGWGLGDIDVSAKAFVWKDKEFSPDQLISVVGGVKLPTGPRLHARDGTTLGIDAQPGSGSVDPMAGLAWQGFKGKWSFLASALGYLPSRGRDDYRLGASVRAQVAAQYQPSTTWAVRLGVDTRAEKAPDTNGAPEESGGGFIGYVSPDVLFSPGMDVVVQAGVRIPVVNQLRRVSSTPIAVLSLAYDL; this is encoded by the coding sequence TTGAGAACCCCCACCCTGGCCTTCCTGAGCGCCGCGCTCCTCCTCGCCCCCGCGTCCGCGGCATGGGCCTGCGCGAGCTGCGCGTGCGGGGACCCCACCCTCACCTCCATGGGGGGCGAGCAGCCCTTCGAGGGGCGCCTGCGGCTGTCCACGATGCTGCGCGCGTGGGGCCACACGGAGGGCGTGACGGGCGTGGATGCGCAGCGGCTGCGCGAGCTGCGCATGGACGTCGCGGTGGCGTACGCGCCCAGGCCCTGGCTGGTGCTGGCGGTGAACCTGCCGCTCCAGGCGCGCGAGGTCCAGGACGTGAGCCTGGGGTTGGAGCGCGGCTGGGGGCTGGGCGACATCGACGTGAGCGCGAAGGCGTTCGTGTGGAAGGACAAGGAGTTCTCGCCGGACCAGCTGATCAGCGTGGTGGGCGGGGTGAAGCTGCCCACGGGTCCCCGGTTGCACGCGCGGGACGGGACGACGCTGGGCATCGACGCGCAGCCCGGAAGCGGCTCGGTGGATCCGATGGCGGGGCTGGCGTGGCAGGGGTTCAAGGGCAAGTGGTCGTTCCTCGCGAGCGCCCTGGGCTACCTGCCCTCGCGCGGGCGCGACGACTACCGGCTGGGAGCGTCCGTGCGCGCGCAGGTGGCGGCGCAGTACCAGCCGTCGACCACCTGGGCGGTGCGCCTGGGTGTGGACACGCGGGCGGAGAAGGCGCCGGACACGAACGGCGCGCCGGAGGAGTCCGGCGGGGGTTTCATCGGCTACGTGTCGCCGGACGTCCTGTTCAGCCCGGGCATGGACGTGGTGGTGCAGGCCGGGGTGCGCATTCCTGTCGTCAACCAACTGCGCCGGGTGTCGTCCACGCCCATCGCGGTGCTCTCGCTCGCGTACGACCTGTGA
- a CDS encoding ATP-binding protein produces the protein MTPSPPPSEPPLRARINLVWLLRLRWGVLMGQAVLVAVAAWGLKLALPVPALVALLCIEAVTNAAVRAGLAKARPVAEAAIFGLMLWDTLVLTGLLAMSGGTHNPFTTLYLVNVALGTVLLPPRRTWAMLGFTLVAFGSLFVLQDVTLPGLERPDHAELMRLHLSGMWVAFAVAAGFIVYFIQRVTRALARREQELEQARARHARQEKVASLATLAAGAAHELSTPLSTIAVVAKELERALTASQTSDSVREDLRLIRQQVDRCRDVLVQMSADAGQTTGEPFQPIPLERLVQETLSELTGRERVRVDMPEALRTHLVHGPPRALARVLRGLVKNALQATPMGRGVELRVHPEGAGARLEVRDEGQGMPEAVLQRAGEPFFTTKAPGEGMGLGLFLARSLAEQLGGSLELRSKAGEGTTASLSLPGADPKEAAA, from the coding sequence ATGACGCCTTCACCGCCGCCCTCCGAACCCCCGCTCCGAGCCCGCATCAACCTGGTGTGGCTGCTGCGGCTGCGCTGGGGCGTGCTGATGGGGCAGGCGGTGCTGGTGGCGGTGGCGGCGTGGGGCCTGAAGCTGGCGCTGCCGGTGCCCGCGCTGGTGGCGCTGCTGTGCATCGAGGCGGTGACGAACGCGGCGGTGCGCGCGGGGCTCGCGAAGGCGAGGCCCGTGGCGGAGGCGGCCATCTTCGGGCTGATGCTCTGGGACACGCTGGTGCTCACGGGGCTGCTCGCGATGAGTGGAGGGACGCACAACCCCTTCACCACGCTGTACCTGGTGAACGTGGCGCTGGGCACGGTGCTGCTGCCGCCGCGCCGCACGTGGGCGATGCTGGGCTTCACGCTGGTGGCGTTCGGTTCGCTGTTCGTGTTGCAGGATGTGACGTTGCCGGGACTGGAGCGGCCGGACCACGCGGAGCTGATGCGGCTGCACCTGAGCGGCATGTGGGTGGCGTTCGCGGTGGCGGCGGGCTTCATCGTGTATTTCATCCAGCGAGTGACAAGGGCGCTGGCGCGGCGTGAGCAGGAATTGGAGCAGGCCAGGGCAAGGCACGCGAGACAGGAGAAGGTGGCCTCGCTGGCGACGCTGGCGGCGGGTGCGGCGCATGAGTTGTCCACGCCGCTGTCGACCATCGCGGTGGTGGCGAAGGAATTGGAGCGGGCGCTCACGGCATCACAGACATCCGACTCCGTGAGAGAGGATTTGAGACTCATCCGCCAGCAGGTGGACCGCTGCCGGGACGTGCTGGTGCAGATGTCCGCGGACGCGGGCCAGACGACGGGAGAGCCCTTCCAGCCCATCCCGCTGGAGCGGCTGGTGCAGGAGACGCTGTCGGAGCTGACGGGCCGCGAGCGGGTGCGGGTGGACATGCCGGAAGCACTGAGGACGCATCTTGTCCACGGACCGCCAAGGGCGCTCGCGAGGGTGCTGCGAGGGCTGGTGAAGAACGCGCTCCAGGCAACGCCCATGGGTCGGGGCGTGGAGCTGCGAGTGCATCCGGAGGGCGCGGGAGCGCGGCTGGAGGTGCGCGACGAAGGACAGGGCATGCCGGAGGCGGTGCTCCAGCGTGCGGGCGAGCCGTTCTTCACCACGAAGGCGCCGGGCGAGGGCATGGGGCTGGGGCTGTTCCTGGCGCGTTCGCTGGCGGAGCAATTGGGCGGGTCCCTGGAGCTACGCTCGAAGGCAGGAGAAGGCACGACGGCGAGCCTGAGCCTGCCGGGTGCGGACCCGAAGGAGGCAGCAGCATGA
- a CDS encoding response regulator transcription factor encodes MSTVPVDQRPSLLLVDDDSTLRERLARAFRERGWDVTTAGNHDEAMAVARRESPEYAVVDLRMPGHSGLELVRDLLAVDASTRVIVLTGYGSISTTVDAIRLGAVNYLPKPADADDILAAFARAEEAPNVAAPETLQAPSLARAEWEHIHRVLADSAGNISEAARKLGIHRRSLQRKLQKYPPSR; translated from the coding sequence ATGAGCACGGTCCCGGTGGATCAGCGTCCCAGCCTGTTGCTGGTGGACGACGACAGCACGCTGCGCGAGCGCCTGGCGCGGGCCTTCCGCGAGCGCGGCTGGGACGTGACGACAGCGGGAAACCACGACGAAGCCATGGCAGTGGCACGGCGCGAATCACCGGAGTACGCGGTGGTGGACCTGCGCATGCCGGGCCACAGCGGGCTGGAGCTGGTGCGAGACCTGCTGGCGGTGGATGCATCCACGCGAGTCATCGTGCTGACGGGCTACGGCAGCATCTCCACGACGGTGGATGCCATCCGGCTGGGAGCGGTGAACTACCTGCCGAAGCCCGCGGACGCGGACGACATCCTGGCGGCGTTCGCGAGGGCGGAGGAAGCGCCCAACGTCGCGGCGCCAGAGACACTCCAGGCACCGTCACTGGCGCGAGCGGAGTGGGAGCACATCCACCGAGTGCTCGCCGACAGCGCCGGCAACATCTCCGAAGCCGCGCGCAAGCTGGGCATCCACCGGCGCTCGCTCCAGCGGAAGCTCCAGAAGTACCCGCCGTCGCGCTGA
- a CDS encoding IS66 family insertion sequence element accessory protein TnpB, protein MAKQVEKPEWARIAEAFEASGQTQREFALAHGMRLSTLQSWVYRHRRSAPSRAEAVRLLPVRVASAPAAPESLVVVATSGARVRFAVGTDVAYVARLVAALGR, encoded by the coding sequence ATGGCGAAGCAGGTGGAGAAGCCGGAGTGGGCGCGTATCGCGGAGGCCTTTGAGGCGAGCGGGCAGACGCAGCGGGAGTTCGCGTTGGCGCACGGCATGCGGCTGAGCACGTTGCAGTCGTGGGTGTACCGGCATCGGCGGTCCGCTCCATCGCGAGCGGAAGCCGTGCGGCTGTTGCCGGTGCGAGTGGCGAGCGCCCCTGCGGCGCCGGAGTCCCTGGTGGTGGTGGCCACGAGCGGAGCACGGGTGCGATTCGCCGTCGGTACCGACGTGGCGTACGTGGCCCGGCTCGTCGCCGCGTTGGGGCGCTGA
- the tnpB gene encoding IS66 family insertion sequence element accessory protein TnpB (TnpB, as the term is used for proteins encoded by IS66 family insertion elements, is considered an accessory protein, since TnpC, encoded by a neighboring gene, is a DDE family transposase.) yields the protein MFALPASVRVVLAVEPVDMRKSIDGLMALVRTAWGEDVYSGHLFAFVSRRGDRIKVLTWSRGGFVLLYKRLETGRFRLPPVDAGAQAVTLDATQLAMLLDGIDVAQVRRQPAWAPPGRTGS from the coding sequence ATGTTCGCCCTGCCTGCGTCGGTGCGCGTGGTGCTGGCGGTGGAGCCGGTGGACATGCGCAAGTCGATTGACGGCCTCATGGCGCTGGTGCGCACGGCGTGGGGCGAGGACGTCTACTCGGGGCACCTCTTCGCCTTCGTCTCCAGGCGAGGCGACCGCATCAAGGTGCTGACGTGGAGCCGGGGCGGCTTCGTGCTTCTCTACAAGCGGCTGGAGACGGGCCGCTTCCGGCTGCCGCCGGTGGACGCGGGCGCGCAGGCAGTGACGCTGGACGCCACGCAGTTGGCGATGCTGCTGGACGGCATCGACGTGGCCCAGGTGAGGCGCCAGCCCGCCTGGGCACCTCCCGGGCGTACGGGCAGCTGA
- a CDS encoding M13 family metallopeptidase: MQRPLFGAGLCGLLALCPGTRADAGDSVELSRFMSTLADPTLDPCTDFYQYACARWLGQNPIPTDQGFWTTTSNLKLWNQTVLRETLERASRLEPSPSPAMRQIGDYWTACMDEAGVERAGLGALAADLRRIDGLRSKAALAAEVARLHLSAPNSTGGFNKNDTGTPAALFGFGPTQDFADSTLLVAAIDQGGLGLPGRDYYVSEDPRLQEQRARYREHVREMFTLAGASPEGAARDADAVLGIETALARASMDAVARRDPKKLDNVRTLVQVRAATPSFNWAAYLKAVGAPAARHYIVATPGFLDAVERLIQRESLSHWKAYLRWWTLHGRAEALPKAFVDENFSFYGRVLSGARELRPRWRRCVAYADRDLGEALGQAYVSRALPRSSKEQVEAMVETIEQTLDAQLERLDWMTPETRAAARAKLRTIENKVGYPARFRDSSQIKVSRTDFLGNVARATGFEVRRQLAKIGRPVDRAEWSQTPPTINAYCDAQLNSVNFSAGILQPPLFDPSLDLSVNYGAIGVVIGHEVIHGFDDQGRKFDGLGNLRDWWTAEDARQYDERVDCIARQYTRELPWLGIKTNGRFTLGEDTADNGGVHIAFLALQSALRKEGRSLDDVGADGLTARQRFFLSFAFSWCSAERPEAARRHVLTNPHSLPRFRVNNSLANFPAFQESFACKAGSPMSRGADACQVW, encoded by the coding sequence ATGCAACGTCCCCTCTTTGGCGCGGGCCTTTGTGGCCTGCTGGCGCTGTGCCCTGGAACCCGTGCGGACGCGGGTGACTCCGTCGAACTCAGCCGGTTCATGTCGACCCTCGCGGACCCGACGCTCGACCCATGCACGGACTTCTATCAATACGCGTGCGCGCGCTGGCTCGGCCAGAACCCAATTCCCACGGACCAGGGCTTCTGGACCACCACCTCCAATCTCAAGCTCTGGAACCAGACGGTGCTTCGCGAGACCCTGGAACGTGCGTCCAGGCTCGAGCCATCGCCCTCCCCCGCCATGCGACAGATCGGGGACTACTGGACGGCTTGCATGGACGAAGCCGGTGTGGAACGGGCGGGTCTGGGCGCGCTCGCCGCGGACCTACGCCGCATTGATGGCCTGCGGAGCAAGGCGGCGCTCGCGGCCGAGGTCGCCCGGCTTCACCTGTCGGCACCGAACTCAACGGGCGGCTTCAACAAGAACGACACGGGCACTCCGGCAGCGCTCTTTGGGTTCGGTCCCACGCAGGACTTCGCGGACTCCACCCTCCTTGTCGCGGCGATCGACCAGGGAGGCCTGGGGCTCCCCGGTCGTGACTACTACGTGTCGGAAGACCCCAGGCTCCAGGAGCAGCGCGCGCGGTATCGGGAACACGTCCGCGAGATGTTCACCCTGGCCGGTGCGTCGCCTGAGGGTGCGGCGCGGGATGCCGACGCGGTGCTCGGAATCGAGACGGCGCTCGCCCGGGCCTCCATGGATGCCGTCGCGCGACGAGACCCGAAGAAGCTCGACAACGTGCGCACGCTCGTGCAGGTGAGGGCGGCGACGCCGTCCTTCAACTGGGCGGCGTACCTCAAGGCCGTGGGCGCGCCCGCCGCCCGTCACTATATCGTGGCGACCCCTGGCTTCCTCGACGCGGTCGAGCGGCTGATTCAGCGTGAGTCGCTCAGCCACTGGAAGGCCTATCTGCGGTGGTGGACCCTCCACGGCAGGGCGGAGGCCCTTCCCAAGGCGTTCGTCGACGAGAACTTCAGCTTCTATGGGCGCGTGCTCTCCGGTGCTCGGGAGCTGCGCCCACGCTGGCGCCGCTGCGTCGCGTACGCGGACAGGGACCTGGGAGAGGCCCTGGGACAGGCCTATGTGAGCCGCGCGCTCCCGCGCTCCAGCAAGGAGCAGGTGGAGGCGATGGTCGAGACGATCGAGCAGACGCTCGACGCCCAGCTCGAGCGGCTCGACTGGATGACCCCGGAGACGCGCGCGGCGGCGCGAGCCAAGCTCCGGACCATCGAGAACAAGGTCGGCTACCCGGCGCGCTTCCGCGACTCCTCCCAGATCAAGGTGAGCCGAACGGACTTTCTCGGCAACGTCGCCCGGGCGACCGGGTTCGAGGTCCGCCGGCAGCTCGCGAAGATTGGAAGGCCTGTCGACCGCGCGGAGTGGTCGCAGACTCCGCCGACCATCAACGCCTACTGCGACGCGCAGCTCAACTCCGTCAACTTCTCCGCGGGCATCCTCCAGCCGCCCTTGTTCGACCCCTCGCTCGACCTCTCCGTCAACTACGGCGCCATTGGCGTGGTGATTGGCCACGAGGTCATCCACGGGTTCGATGACCAGGGCCGCAAGTTCGACGGCCTGGGAAACCTCCGCGACTGGTGGACCGCGGAGGATGCGAGGCAATACGACGAGCGGGTGGACTGCATCGCGCGGCAGTACACCCGGGAGCTGCCCTGGCTGGGCATCAAGACGAACGGGCGGTTCACCCTGGGAGAGGACACCGCCGATAACGGCGGGGTTCACATCGCGTTCCTGGCGCTCCAATCCGCGCTCCGCAAAGAGGGAAGATCCCTGGATGACGTTGGCGCCGACGGACTCACCGCCCGTCAGCGATTCTTCCTCTCCTTCGCCTTCTCCTGGTGCTCTGCGGAGCGCCCGGAGGCTGCCCGCCGCCACGTGCTCACCAACCCCCACTCACTCCCCAGGTTCCGCGTGAACAACTCCCTGGCGAACTTCCCCGCCTTCCAGGAGTCCTTCGCTTGCAAGGCGGGGAGCCCCATGTCGCGAGGCGCCGACGCCTGCCAGGTGTGGTGA
- a CDS encoding ADOP family duplicated permease, protein MGFSRFLDGLRQDFTSVRRLLTRSPGLSLVVVASLGLGLGATIAVFGLIDAVMLRPLPVTRPEQLYAVGRNLPERGYQSGFAPELVEGLRSERRTGASAIAGLFAEDGSRLVVGTSSEAEMVSSQFLAGNGYQVLGVRAQVGRLLREEDDRPGAEPVVVLSDAWWALRFGRSPSVIGTTLVVGGVASTIIGVTPREYFGLARGDRPPQVTLPLWLQARLGLKDHQARVVVRLAEGATAEAALAELSSTHDALLQRFPSAAPGLQAARLELRSIAHGESFAHEALRVPLLLLLGMVLLMLLVACGNVANLLLAQAIARRRELAVRQALGARSGHIVRQLLVESGALSGLAAGLGLLTAWWMGDGLLLLLSQDMNSESLSFHPSGRVMLFSTLSAVGTTLLCGLFPALRATRFDMGQGIHRGQAVGAPRSRFARALVVLQVALSMVLVSGAGLLLRSVRNVEGVQLGFEREQVLLASLYPSLLGYERTRELALYTRLAERLGALPGVRAASVSRAPYFGGYFERQLEEGGERGSPARVSINAVTPRFFDTMGVALVAGRDVAPSDSAGAARVAVISESLARYLSPGMGALGHVVRLTGGGEPLTVVGIAKDIRPSIRDDASRTRWAVYVPLAQASEELLGQATIEVRTHGAPLSVVLALRKELEALAPGVPLTYVRTQDDVVRADSSTERSLALLASTLGACALVLAVVGLSGVLLYSVRQRTRELAVRRALGASAWSVASLVLRDAVQLAGIGLVLGVPAALVAAHLGRSFLFGVAPDDVVTLSAATALLFVICVVASLLPVLRAARLPVSEALRGD, encoded by the coding sequence ATGGGGTTCTCACGATTCTTGGATGGGCTGCGGCAGGACTTCACCAGCGTGAGGCGTCTGCTGACGCGCAGCCCTGGTCTGTCGTTGGTGGTGGTGGCCTCGCTGGGGCTCGGCCTCGGGGCTACCATCGCGGTCTTCGGGTTGATTGATGCCGTGATGCTCCGCCCGCTGCCCGTGACCCGGCCCGAGCAGCTCTACGCTGTCGGCCGCAACCTCCCGGAGCGGGGCTACCAGAGTGGCTTCGCTCCGGAGCTGGTGGAGGGCCTGCGCAGTGAGCGGCGCACGGGCGCGAGCGCGATCGCGGGGCTCTTTGCGGAGGATGGCTCCCGCCTCGTCGTGGGCACCAGCAGCGAAGCCGAGATGGTGTCGAGCCAGTTCCTCGCGGGCAACGGGTATCAGGTGCTGGGCGTCCGGGCACAGGTGGGCCGGCTGCTTCGCGAGGAGGATGACCGCCCGGGAGCCGAGCCCGTAGTCGTCCTGAGCGACGCGTGGTGGGCCCTGCGTTTCGGACGGTCGCCTTCCGTCATCGGCACGACGCTGGTGGTCGGAGGTGTTGCTTCAACCATCATCGGCGTCACCCCGCGTGAGTACTTCGGCCTGGCCCGCGGGGACAGGCCGCCCCAGGTGACGCTACCGCTCTGGCTCCAGGCCCGTCTGGGGTTGAAGGACCATCAGGCCAGGGTGGTGGTGCGCCTCGCGGAAGGCGCCACAGCGGAGGCAGCGCTCGCGGAGCTGTCCAGCACCCATGACGCGTTGCTCCAGCGCTTTCCCAGCGCGGCCCCGGGCCTGCAGGCCGCGAGGCTCGAGCTGCGAAGCATCGCCCATGGAGAGAGCTTCGCGCATGAGGCGCTGCGCGTCCCCCTCCTGCTTCTGCTGGGGATGGTCCTGTTGATGTTGCTCGTGGCGTGCGGCAACGTCGCGAACCTCCTCCTGGCGCAAGCGATCGCGCGGCGGCGCGAGCTGGCGGTGCGACAGGCCCTGGGGGCACGCTCCGGCCACATCGTGAGGCAGCTCCTGGTGGAGAGCGGGGCCCTCTCGGGGCTCGCGGCGGGCCTGGGGCTCCTCACCGCCTGGTGGATGGGTGATGGGCTCCTGCTCCTGCTTAGCCAGGACATGAACTCCGAATCCCTGTCGTTCCATCCCTCCGGGAGGGTGATGCTGTTCTCCACCCTGTCCGCCGTCGGCACGACGCTCCTGTGTGGGTTGTTTCCCGCCCTGCGCGCCACGCGCTTCGACATGGGCCAGGGCATCCACCGAGGCCAAGCTGTCGGGGCGCCGCGCTCGCGCTTCGCGCGAGCCCTGGTGGTGCTCCAGGTCGCGCTGTCCATGGTGCTCGTGTCCGGCGCGGGACTGCTGCTGCGCAGCGTGAGGAACGTGGAAGGAGTGCAGCTGGGATTTGAGCGGGAGCAGGTGCTGCTCGCGAGCCTCTACCCGTCGCTGCTCGGCTACGAGCGAACGCGCGAGCTCGCTTTGTACACCCGGCTCGCGGAGAGGCTGGGAGCCCTGCCCGGCGTGAGGGCGGCCTCCGTGTCGAGAGCCCCCTACTTCGGCGGCTACTTCGAGCGACAACTCGAGGAGGGCGGGGAGAGAGGGAGCCCCGCCCGGGTGTCCATCAACGCGGTGACGCCTCGGTTCTTCGATACCATGGGGGTGGCGCTGGTCGCGGGCCGCGACGTCGCCCCCTCCGACTCTGCCGGCGCGGCACGCGTCGCGGTGATCAGCGAGAGCCTTGCCCGTTATCTCTCCCCCGGGATGGGCGCGCTGGGGCACGTGGTCCGGCTCACTGGCGGCGGCGAGCCGTTGACGGTGGTGGGCATCGCCAAGGACATCCGCCCCTCCATCCGGGACGACGCAAGCCGCACGCGCTGGGCGGTCTATGTGCCACTGGCCCAGGCGTCCGAGGAGTTGCTGGGGCAGGCAACCATCGAGGTCCGGACCCATGGCGCCCCGCTGTCGGTCGTTCTCGCGCTCCGCAAGGAGCTCGAAGCGCTGGCTCCCGGCGTCCCGCTGACCTACGTCAGGACCCAGGACGACGTCGTTCGCGCGGACTCCTCGACGGAGCGTTCACTCGCCCTGCTAGCGAGCACCTTGGGGGCATGCGCCTTGGTGCTTGCGGTAGTGGGGCTCAGCGGCGTGTTGCTCTACTCGGTCCGGCAGCGCACGCGCGAGCTGGCTGTGCGGAGAGCGCTGGGCGCGTCCGCGTGGTCGGTGGCGAGTCTGGTGCTGCGTGACGCGGTCCAACTGGCGGGCATCGGCCTGGTGCTCGGCGTTCCCGCAGCGCTCGTCGCGGCGCACCTTGGCCGCAGCTTCCTCTTCGGCGTCGCTCCGGATGACGTCGTGACGCTGAGCGCGGCAACGGCGCTGCTCTTCGTCATCTGCGTCGTCGCGAGCCTCCTCCCGGTCCTCCGCGCCGCGCGCCTCCCCGTGTCGGAGGCACTGCGAGGCGACTGA